Proteins from one Paenibacillus amylolyticus genomic window:
- a CDS encoding TetR/AcrR family transcriptional regulator, with protein sequence MSPRNIEKDQQQREKRINHILDSALEIIAFKGIGSVSINHIAAAADMSIGNMYHYFKSKDEIISEILRRGQTRYGEHVSQLAEQSGDALNKLLLMSESWLALENNWAYTILIHTARLSESSSEEIRREVTERFTNNLGPVANIMEQGQKEGLIISGVPLELAYYFVSLIQGLTLQKMPGAEVPIRAQARSIVSLFTARHDG encoded by the coding sequence ATGTCACCTAGAAACATAGAGAAAGACCAACAACAACGTGAAAAAAGAATCAACCATATCCTTGATTCCGCTTTGGAAATCATTGCATTCAAAGGGATCGGTTCAGTAAGCATCAACCACATCGCAGCGGCAGCAGACATGAGCATTGGGAACATGTATCACTACTTTAAGTCGAAAGACGAGATTATCAGCGAAATTCTCAGAAGAGGTCAAACGCGTTACGGCGAACATGTCTCCCAACTCGCTGAGCAATCAGGTGATGCTCTTAATAAGCTTTTACTAATGTCCGAGTCATGGCTCGCGCTTGAAAACAATTGGGCTTACACGATTCTTATTCACACAGCGCGACTTTCGGAATCCTCCTCCGAAGAGATTCGAAGAGAAGTTACAGAACGTTTCACAAATAACCTTGGTCCTGTTGCAAACATAATGGAACAGGGGCAAAAGGAAGGGCTCATCATTAGTGGTGTACCTTTGGAGCTTGCCTATTATTTTGTAAGTTTAATTCAAGGTCTGACGCTGCAAAAAATGCCCGGTGCTGAAGTTCCAATCCGGGCGCAAGCACGTTCCATCGTCTCTCTATTTACGGCAAGACATGATGGGTAA
- a CDS encoding AraC family transcriptional regulator, producing MDNECIVALQTPPLPYYWESGRSTFRVGERHPNRRNFGLFDVLIVVDGELHIGENGMEWTLASGDVLVLVPEGEHYSFRPCEVETTFYWLHFEHVDWHQSPLIEETEAVGPLSPFDKPKLIRIPKKSALLRPQLAFDLMQQLLELPVGESFWEKQQLLFRFLAILENGTSDMAKTPASRLAESVAVFLQQNYQDEITNEALSLALHFHPSYIVRCMKMKYGVTPVQYLHQFRMERAKQLLVSTEWSIDRIANDIGFQYSPYFSTCFKRSVGISPLQFRKKYLNSLDNS from the coding sequence TTGGACAATGAATGTATTGTTGCGTTACAGACCCCACCCCTTCCGTATTACTGGGAATCTGGTCGTTCAACGTTCCGTGTAGGCGAACGTCATCCGAATCGAAGAAATTTCGGTCTGTTTGATGTGCTGATCGTGGTTGATGGAGAATTACATATCGGTGAGAATGGGATGGAATGGACACTAGCTTCAGGAGATGTACTAGTATTAGTGCCTGAAGGTGAGCATTACTCGTTCAGGCCCTGCGAAGTGGAAACAACGTTTTACTGGCTTCATTTTGAGCATGTGGACTGGCATCAGAGTCCCTTAATAGAAGAAACGGAAGCGGTAGGTCCGTTATCACCATTCGATAAACCTAAATTAATACGAATACCTAAGAAATCTGCATTACTCCGTCCCCAGCTTGCATTTGATCTAATGCAGCAGCTTTTGGAACTGCCGGTAGGGGAGTCCTTTTGGGAGAAGCAGCAACTGCTGTTCCGCTTTCTGGCTATACTCGAGAATGGCACCTCCGATATGGCCAAGACACCTGCTTCGCGGCTTGCTGAGAGCGTAGCAGTATTCCTGCAGCAGAACTACCAAGATGAAATCACCAATGAAGCTCTCTCGTTGGCGCTGCACTTCCACCCTAGCTACATCGTTCGCTGTATGAAAATGAAATACGGTGTGACACCTGTTCAATATTTACATCAATTCCGGATGGAGCGGGCAAAACAGCTTCTGGTGTCGACAGAATGGTCGATAGATCGGATTGCGAATGATATAGGCTTTCAATATTCTCCTTACTTTTCTACCTGCTTCAAGCGAAGTGTTGGAATATCTCCCCTCCAGTTTCGCAAGAAATACCTTAACTCGTTAGACAATTCATGA
- a CDS encoding helix-turn-helix domain-containing protein, whose amino-acid sequence MNSTVYFADSAPLNVQLLNVKDEPFRWHNSIEAVIVLEGSIHVAIADEQRTLGAGAIEIFNINQVHRLWQTDENHVILLINIDADFAKSYFSDLSYVWFAHEFSPGAYLGKERVEGIIKEICTLITPILAKSENPLFSVKNTAEHMLDLLIMNFDAKRMFEGNSTKLQRIGKIYDYLFNNKGFINKASLNEIAQHTEEYLNLDYLSSQFKLLIGDTLQNLLHYLRIEHAIKQLLTTDSSLVEISMDSGYSSPRYFYQRFNRIYPEGPKAFREEHIKKQKMKEHTRESIDPALVMARHLEVFGMSEMIENERNNWVHIDLFGSDEQQSNSRFLIKNVLRFDETLEADSHGDIQVLTDLLNKFREYNISPVFVVRTSSQATSEQISTIQRLLQNYALTYDAEYMKGWRIELQ is encoded by the coding sequence ATGAATAGTACTGTGTATTTTGCCGACAGTGCTCCCCTGAATGTGCAGTTATTAAATGTCAAAGATGAACCGTTCCGATGGCATAATTCCATTGAGGCAGTGATTGTGCTGGAAGGCAGTATCCATGTTGCCATTGCAGATGAGCAAAGAACATTAGGTGCTGGTGCAATTGAGATTTTCAACATCAATCAAGTTCACCGTCTATGGCAGACCGATGAGAACCATGTGATACTCCTCATCAATATAGATGCTGACTTTGCCAAAAGTTATTTTTCGGATTTATCGTATGTGTGGTTCGCGCATGAATTTAGCCCTGGGGCATATCTAGGGAAAGAACGAGTAGAAGGAATTATTAAGGAGATATGTACGTTAATAACGCCAATTTTAGCTAAGAGCGAGAATCCATTGTTTAGTGTTAAGAACACGGCCGAACATATGCTGGACCTGCTCATCATGAATTTTGATGCCAAAAGAATGTTTGAAGGGAACTCAACCAAGCTTCAACGAATAGGTAAAATATATGATTATTTATTCAATAACAAGGGTTTTATAAACAAAGCATCTTTGAATGAGATCGCCCAACATACTGAGGAATATTTAAATTTGGATTATTTGTCATCACAGTTCAAGCTATTGATCGGCGATACGCTGCAAAACCTGCTACATTATTTGCGGATTGAGCATGCCATTAAACAATTATTAACGACAGACAGCAGTTTAGTGGAAATATCAATGGATAGTGGTTATTCTTCGCCCAGATATTTTTATCAACGATTTAATAGAATTTACCCGGAAGGTCCGAAAGCCTTTCGTGAAGAACACATCAAGAAACAGAAGATGAAAGAACATACCAGAGAATCAATTGATCCAGCATTGGTAATGGCAAGACATCTTGAAGTATTTGGAATGTCTGAGATGATTGAGAACGAACGAAATAACTGGGTTCACATTGATCTATTTGGGTCGGATGAACAACAATCCAATTCTCGCTTTCTGATCAAAAACGTTCTTAGATTTGATGAAACTTTGGAGGCTGATAGCCATGGCGATATTCAAGTTTTGACAGACCTTCTCAACAAGTTCAGGGAATACAACATATCTCCTGTATTTGTCGTTAGAACAAGTAGTCAAGCTACCTCAGAACAGATAAGTACAATACAACGACTACTTCAAAACTATGCACTCACTTATGACGCAGAATATATGAAAGGATGGAGAATTGAACTTCAATAA
- a CDS encoding ABC transporter permease, translating to MSLNDVTLQSKANEKVMGIGRARPWRMPNWLYGWVLPLIILALWEVGSALGLLSDAALPAPSRIARTFWQLSVTGDMTQHLTTSTIRASGGFLLGATTGLILGVFTGLGKWAEQTLDPTIQMLRTVPLLAVIPLFILWFGVGELSKVLLIAIGSFFPLYFHTHLGVRSADRKLYEVTRILQYSKFRLLSRLIIPSALPNILLGIRLSVGASWLLLAVAEMMGASAGVGYMIQDARVYAQTDVVFVGIMLFALVGKLSDSAVRLVERRLLRWNNTYKG from the coding sequence ATGAGTTTGAACGATGTGACTTTACAATCGAAGGCTAACGAGAAAGTAATGGGGATCGGAAGAGCACGCCCGTGGAGAATGCCAAATTGGCTGTATGGTTGGGTATTGCCGCTAATTATATTAGCTTTATGGGAAGTGGGATCTGCTCTTGGACTATTGTCTGACGCGGCACTGCCAGCTCCATCCCGCATTGCACGGACATTTTGGCAACTGAGCGTAACCGGCGATATGACGCAGCATCTCACAACCAGCACCATTCGGGCAAGTGGAGGATTCTTACTTGGAGCCACCACAGGATTAATACTTGGTGTGTTCACTGGTTTAGGCAAATGGGCTGAACAGACTCTTGACCCAACGATACAGATGCTTCGGACGGTTCCGTTGCTAGCTGTTATCCCGTTGTTTATCCTTTGGTTCGGCGTGGGGGAATTATCCAAAGTACTGCTCATTGCAATAGGATCGTTTTTCCCGCTTTATTTCCATACCCATTTGGGGGTCCGCAGTGCGGACCGAAAGCTTTATGAGGTTACCCGCATCTTGCAATATTCTAAGTTCAGGCTGTTAAGCAGGCTAATTATTCCCTCGGCGTTGCCAAATATTCTGCTTGGCATTCGGTTATCGGTTGGTGCTTCCTGGTTATTGCTTGCCGTAGCAGAGATGATGGGTGCAAGCGCAGGAGTCGGCTATATGATACAAGACGCACGTGTATATGCACAGACGGATGTCGTCTTCGTGGGCATAATGCTGTTCGCCTTGGTTGGTAAACTGTCGGATTCGGCAGTCCGACTAGTGGAAAGAAGATTACTTCGATGGAATAACACATATAAAGGTTGA
- a CDS encoding GerAB/ArcD/ProY family transporter: MTKSASTISTSEVIIVVINSILGAGILTLPRTISKAVKTPDVWISVMLAGFIVTIVSLLLVTLCRRFPGKTVFEFIPEITGKWIAYLIGLLIIVYFVVLCSFEVRVMAEITSMYILERTPSWVTIMVSLWIGIYMLTGGLKVIIRVFSIVLPVTLALLALVFLLSTKMFDISNLRPILGEGIMPVLKGLKPSCLSYSGYEVLLIVTAYMKDVKASNKTAIYSILICTIIYMVTIVTVVGNLSLAGVETRMWPTFDMVRSFEIEGFLFERYESLFIVFWLMQIFATYAFKHYFASIGIRDVFRLKKITGIQFAMLPVLYLIAYLPKDLEQTLALGDFLGNMSIFLFGLLPLLLLIISFIRTKGGKQATSEAPK; the protein is encoded by the coding sequence GTGACGAAATCTGCATCAACAATCAGTACCTCTGAAGTTATTATTGTGGTGATCAACTCCATTCTTGGTGCAGGAATACTAACGCTTCCTCGTACGATTAGCAAGGCGGTAAAAACACCCGATGTATGGATCTCCGTCATGCTGGCTGGTTTCATTGTAACCATAGTCAGCCTGCTTCTTGTCACTTTATGTCGTAGATTTCCCGGTAAAACGGTGTTCGAGTTCATTCCTGAAATTACAGGAAAATGGATCGCTTATCTAATAGGACTTTTAATTATCGTATATTTTGTTGTTCTATGTTCATTTGAAGTCAGAGTCATGGCTGAAATTACAAGTATGTACATCCTTGAGCGTACCCCTAGTTGGGTGACCATTATGGTCAGTTTGTGGATAGGTATTTACATGCTAACAGGTGGTCTAAAGGTTATTATCCGTGTCTTCTCAATCGTTCTGCCCGTTACGTTGGCATTGCTCGCACTGGTGTTCCTTTTGAGTACTAAAATGTTTGATATCAGTAATCTCAGACCCATTCTGGGTGAGGGGATTATGCCTGTATTGAAGGGACTCAAGCCTTCATGCCTCTCCTACTCCGGATATGAAGTTTTGCTCATCGTCACAGCTTATATGAAAGACGTGAAGGCGAGTAATAAAACTGCCATTTACAGCATACTTATTTGCACAATTATATACATGGTCACGATTGTCACCGTCGTGGGAAATTTGTCTTTAGCGGGTGTTGAGACGCGGATGTGGCCGACGTTTGATATGGTTCGAAGTTTTGAGATTGAGGGATTTCTATTTGAGCGCTATGAATCGCTTTTCATCGTATTTTGGCTCATGCAAATTTTTGCAACCTATGCCTTTAAGCACTATTTTGCATCCATTGGTATTCGAGATGTGTTTCGTCTCAAAAAAATTACCGGAATACAATTTGCGATGTTACCCGTGCTATATTTGATTGCTTACTTGCCTAAAGACCTGGAGCAAACGTTAGCTTTAGGTGATTTTCTCGGCAATATGTCCATTTTTTTATTTGGCTTATTACCACTGCTGCTGCTGATTATTAGTTTTATTCGTACAAAAGGCGGGAAGCAAGCTACGAGTGAAGCACCTAAATAG
- a CDS encoding GNAT family N-acetyltransferase gives MNQIQLTAQLNAKQQEQVAYLFYEAFPLKVKYLWFYVKTKKQAVQLLSQSIQFEQGIYALRNEEVVGFLGYNIGKKAFVPANYSVFRSVYSPLMATWRFILYACYSKFHLYNENVLHIDPIAVSEEARGHGIGKLLLSKLEQVAISKHLTTINLEVVDTNPSARKLYDRFGYRVHKELNSGPFTVKAGFKKVIFMQKCIEITTSRSSL, from the coding sequence ATGAACCAAATTCAGCTCACAGCGCAGCTTAATGCAAAACAACAAGAACAAGTTGCTTATCTATTTTACGAAGCTTTTCCATTGAAAGTAAAATATCTTTGGTTTTATGTGAAAACGAAAAAACAAGCAGTACAACTATTATCTCAATCCATACAATTTGAACAAGGCATATATGCACTAAGAAATGAAGAAGTAGTCGGATTCCTCGGATATAATATAGGAAAAAAAGCGTTCGTGCCAGCTAATTATAGCGTTTTTCGGAGCGTATACTCCCCATTAATGGCCACTTGGCGATTTATATTATATGCATGTTATTCAAAATTTCATCTGTATAACGAAAACGTCTTGCATATTGACCCCATTGCCGTATCTGAAGAAGCCCGTGGTCATGGAATAGGTAAACTGTTATTAAGCAAATTGGAACAAGTCGCAATTAGTAAGCACCTGACTACAATTAATCTGGAGGTCGTGGATACGAATCCTTCAGCGCGAAAATTATATGATCGGTTCGGTTATCGAGTCCACAAAGAACTGAATTCTGGTCCATTTACTGTCAAGGCAGGCTTCAAAAAGGTGATATTTATGCAAAAATGTATAGAAATCACCACGTCACGATCGTCACTTTAA
- the map gene encoding type I methionyl aminopeptidase: MIARTEEDFNGLKEIGKIVGAIRDELVQKTFPGITTKELDDLAGVLFEKAGAVSAPKSEYNFPGFTCISVNEEVAHGIPGERVIQEGDIVNIDVSGSKNGYFADTGISIVVGEGEEVLTKICDVVKLAFEAGLKKAKPGSKKSGIGKAVFQTARQHGLTVIKNLTGHGVGRAIHEAPDHIYNYNDPSDDELLKEGMVIAFEPFVSTSEEEVFQTGDGWTFATKNSYVAQIEHTIILTKNGPIIVTL; this comes from the coding sequence ATGATCGCAAGAACAGAAGAAGACTTTAATGGTTTGAAAGAAATCGGAAAAATTGTGGGTGCTATTCGAGATGAATTGGTACAAAAAACATTTCCCGGCATAACAACTAAAGAGCTTGATGACCTGGCAGGGGTACTTTTTGAGAAAGCCGGCGCAGTTTCTGCTCCAAAAAGTGAATATAATTTCCCGGGATTTACTTGTATCAGTGTTAATGAAGAAGTGGCACATGGGATCCCGGGAGAGCGAGTCATTCAAGAAGGGGATATCGTGAACATTGATGTGTCCGGCTCCAAAAACGGTTACTTTGCTGATACTGGAATTTCAATTGTCGTTGGTGAAGGCGAAGAAGTACTAACGAAAATATGCGACGTTGTCAAACTGGCATTCGAAGCAGGACTCAAAAAAGCGAAACCGGGCTCCAAAAAAAGTGGAATCGGAAAAGCGGTATTCCAAACAGCCAGACAGCATGGATTAACGGTTATTAAAAACCTTACAGGGCATGGTGTTGGACGTGCGATACACGAAGCACCTGACCACATCTACAATTATAATGATCCATCGGATGATGAATTGTTAAAAGAAGGCATGGTTATTGCATTCGAACCATTTGTCTCAACTTCAGAAGAAGAAGTATTCCAGACCGGAGACGGCTGGACCTTTGCTACTAAAAACAGCTATGTAGCTCAGATTGAACATACGATTATCCTTACTAAAAATGGTCCAATTATTGTCACACTATAA
- a CDS encoding AraC family transcriptional regulator, whose amino-acid sequence MDWLDRMNGAMEYIETNLADTISFDEIAQRAFCSTYHFQRMFPFITGVSLSEYIRRRRLTLAAFELQTTSTKVIDVAMKYGYDSPEAFARAFKNLHGIMPTSARDTGVSLKAYPRMSFHISIKGDVEMNYRIEQRDSFEMFGVYGIINADQKTAFVEVPEFRIKCDEDGSVDHMNDLLGRFGDTMLHAALYDHTKESFKYMICYHVPKGLEIPERFTKLAVPPLTWAVFPEPQSDMQKLWTRIYSEWFPTSEYEQVEGPTFEMYYGMARHGNGSGEIWIPVKKK is encoded by the coding sequence ATGGATTGGTTGGATAGGATGAATGGCGCCATGGAGTATATCGAAACAAATCTAGCGGACACTATTTCATTTGATGAAATAGCACAGCGAGCCTTTTGCTCTACCTATCATTTTCAAAGAATGTTTCCATTTATTACTGGTGTATCATTATCGGAGTACATTCGACGTCGACGGTTGACATTGGCGGCATTTGAATTGCAGACAACAAGCACAAAGGTTATTGATGTAGCTATGAAATATGGATATGATTCGCCAGAGGCGTTTGCACGGGCCTTTAAGAATCTTCATGGTATTATGCCTACATCTGCTCGCGATACAGGCGTTTCGCTAAAAGCCTATCCTCGAATGTCCTTTCATATTTCAATAAAAGGGGATGTCGAAATGAATTACCGTATTGAGCAAAGAGATTCTTTTGAGATGTTTGGAGTATATGGAATTATCAATGCAGACCAGAAAACAGCGTTCGTTGAAGTACCTGAATTCCGTATAAAATGTGATGAGGATGGCAGCGTTGATCATATGAATGACTTACTGGGACGTTTTGGTGATACTATGTTACATGCCGCCCTGTATGATCACACGAAAGAATCTTTCAAATACATGATCTGTTATCATGTACCTAAGGGGCTTGAAATTCCGGAGAGATTCACCAAACTTGCTGTTCCACCATTAACGTGGGCAGTTTTCCCGGAGCCGCAAAGTGATATGCAAAAATTATGGACACGCATCTATTCTGAGTGGTTTCCAACATCTGAATACGAACAGGTTGAGGGCCCCACTTTTGAAATGTATTACGGAATGGCACGGCATGGGAATGGTTCCGGAGAAATCTGGATACCGGTGAAGAAAAAATAA
- a CDS encoding aliphatic sulfonate ABC transporter substrate-binding protein produces the protein MNKKLGWFAAILVLILVAVGCGNTNNNAGNGENAKSVENHSNSNASGDDVTVKIGVQGKGGLFGKAQEQKWFEDAFGELGAKVEWLEFQSGPPMIEAMASNHLDFAGMGNMPPISAQAAGIDFKIISQLLDGKNNVAIIVPKDSPIKSIADLKDKKVAVTKGSNAYNFLYLVLEKAGLGKSDIQEIQLQPDETQPSFESGKVDAWAVWDPYITLNSLSGKGKVLADGESEGVLSPSFQLVRSDFANEHPELVTLYLKTLEQARQWEANHQEEAFQRYADERNIPIELVKGMQSRAAMINIPVSDETIAEQQNTANFQFQLGTIRNEINVADVFDNQYIEEALK, from the coding sequence ATGAATAAAAAATTGGGTTGGTTTGCAGCTATACTTGTTCTGATACTGGTTGCAGTGGGATGCGGCAATACAAATAACAATGCTGGCAATGGTGAGAATGCCAAATCAGTAGAAAATCATTCAAATTCGAATGCATCCGGTGATGATGTCACGGTGAAGATTGGTGTACAGGGCAAGGGTGGCTTGTTCGGTAAAGCACAAGAACAGAAGTGGTTTGAGGATGCATTTGGAGAGCTGGGGGCAAAGGTGGAGTGGTTGGAGTTCCAGAGCGGTCCTCCCATGATTGAAGCGATGGCCTCTAACCATCTGGACTTTGCTGGCATGGGCAATATGCCTCCAATCTCAGCACAAGCAGCTGGTATCGATTTCAAAATCATCTCACAACTACTTGATGGGAAGAACAATGTAGCGATTATTGTGCCGAAGGATAGTCCGATTAAAAGTATTGCGGATCTCAAGGACAAGAAGGTCGCCGTCACGAAGGGCAGCAACGCCTACAACTTCCTTTATCTAGTGCTCGAAAAGGCTGGTTTAGGAAAGTCCGATATTCAAGAAATTCAATTACAACCTGATGAAACCCAGCCTTCCTTCGAAAGTGGAAAAGTGGATGCCTGGGCTGTCTGGGACCCATACATTACCCTGAATTCACTAAGCGGTAAAGGGAAAGTTCTGGCTGACGGGGAGAGCGAAGGTGTACTATCTCCATCTTTCCAATTGGTTCGTTCGGATTTTGCGAATGAGCATCCGGAGCTTGTTACGCTTTACTTAAAAACCTTGGAGCAGGCCCGCCAGTGGGAAGCTAATCATCAAGAGGAAGCGTTCCAGCGCTATGCCGATGAACGAAACATTCCGATTGAGCTGGTAAAGGGCATGCAATCCCGAGCGGCAATGATTAACATTCCGGTAAGTGACGAAACAATCGCGGAGCAGCAGAATACTGCAAACTTTCAATTTCAATTAGGTACAATTCGCAATGAAATTAACGTGGCAGACGTGTTCGACAACCAATACATTGAAGAAGCTCTTAAATAA
- a CDS encoding LLM class flavin-dependent oxidoreductase — translation MYFTGHHHAGWRHPESGVEKMFDIEWYKRIAQTAEKGKFDMIFFADLLHLIYPSRAAAGMLDPVSLLSALSMVTDKIGLTATLSTTYNEPFNAARRLSTLDHISGGRTGWNIVTSQVDTEARNFGRDKHPEHGTRYEMAQEFVDVVTALWDSWPQDSLVMNRASGTFVDESRLRVADYKGKWYSTQGLLNVPSPPQGYPVLIQAGSSDPGQDFAAKVGEVIFTAQTSLVAAQDFYHTVNDKLLATGRERGSLLIMPGLSPILGSTVEEARRKERELLDLIDPQEAVMMLSGILQTDLSGYPADGPLPDLADPVEASNGMKSRVQLIMDLAREEQLSIAELGRRLLGARGHMQFVGTPEQLADLMEEWFNGYGCDGFNIMPPVLPGDLDDFVEHVIPELQRRGLFREEYEGMTLREHLGLSEPTVLVSHKQQVHR, via the coding sequence ATATATTTTACTGGACACCATCATGCCGGATGGCGTCATCCGGAATCAGGGGTAGAGAAGATGTTCGATATCGAATGGTATAAGCGGATTGCCCAGACAGCTGAGAAAGGCAAGTTTGATATGATTTTTTTTGCAGACTTGCTGCACTTGATCTACCCAAGCCGAGCTGCTGCAGGCATGCTGGATCCGGTATCTCTACTCTCCGCACTCTCCATGGTAACCGATAAGATCGGGTTGACAGCAACCTTATCGACGACCTATAACGAGCCGTTCAATGCCGCGCGCCGTTTATCTACCCTCGACCACATAAGCGGCGGAAGGACCGGCTGGAATATTGTCACGTCCCAAGTTGACACGGAAGCTCGGAACTTTGGACGAGATAAGCATCCTGAGCACGGAACACGTTATGAGATGGCGCAGGAATTTGTTGATGTCGTTACGGCATTATGGGACAGCTGGCCACAGGATTCACTTGTTATGAATCGGGCATCCGGTACGTTCGTCGATGAATCCAGGCTGCGTGTCGCAGATTATAAAGGGAAATGGTACTCCACACAGGGGCTACTGAACGTGCCAAGTCCACCGCAAGGTTATCCCGTCCTTATCCAGGCTGGTTCCTCGGATCCTGGTCAGGATTTCGCTGCAAAAGTTGGAGAGGTGATCTTCACGGCACAGACGTCACTCGTTGCTGCGCAAGACTTCTATCACACGGTGAACGACAAACTTTTGGCTACTGGACGTGAGCGTGGCAGCCTGCTTATCATGCCAGGGCTGTCGCCGATCCTCGGTTCAACTGTAGAGGAGGCCCGACGCAAGGAACGGGAGTTATTAGATCTTATCGATCCCCAAGAAGCAGTTATGATGCTGTCCGGCATACTTCAAACAGATCTCAGCGGTTATCCTGCCGACGGTCCACTACCAGACCTTGCAGATCCCGTCGAAGCAAGCAACGGAATGAAAAGTCGCGTCCAACTCATTATGGACCTTGCCCGTGAAGAACAATTATCCATTGCCGAACTCGGACGCAGGCTTCTCGGTGCTCGGGGTCATATGCAATTCGTAGGAACGCCGGAGCAGCTTGCCGACCTCATGGAAGAGTGGTTCAATGGGTATGGCTGTGATGGATTCAACATCATGCCGCCAGTTCTGCCAGGTGATCTCGATGACTTTGTTGAGCACGTCATTCCTGAACTTCAGCGTCGCGGCTTGTTCCGTGAAGAGTATGAGGGGATGACGCTGCGAGAGCATCTGGGACTTTCAGAGCCAACTGTTTTAGTAAGCCACAAACAGCAAGTTCACCGTTAG
- a CDS encoding aminoglycoside phosphotransferase family protein, protein MNTVLKVIEQLKLNVIHIEDVPESFSSDVYKLTLVSGENVFVKIPFNKDKLIREFQMLEQLKGVLPVPKVLDIWYGDESAVGALLLSAIQGMPSTGEMDENLSFQIGMYHAMLHEVKTPEYGYHGTDGFKSLDQNNWRLYIKSNIEKWKEPCKEILDSELFERCIHHFDGVFSALPHPDGPCIVHMDFRPGNILVNGNEVAGIIDFESARSGSSEIDFTKVNRYIWKVNPRTKIPYIKGYESIRPMLDLERVLPFYDMYDAFSAVVWCKNRGIAKNHAFLQENILILRNTVGFRLE, encoded by the coding sequence ATGAATACCGTTCTCAAAGTTATAGAACAGCTAAAGTTAAATGTCATACATATTGAAGATGTTCCAGAGTCATTTAGTTCTGATGTATACAAACTTACTCTTGTCAGTGGAGAAAACGTATTTGTGAAAATCCCGTTTAACAAGGATAAACTAATCCGTGAATTTCAGATGCTTGAACAATTAAAGGGTGTACTCCCTGTTCCTAAGGTATTGGACATTTGGTACGGGGATGAAAGTGCTGTTGGAGCTTTGCTCCTCTCAGCAATTCAAGGCATGCCTTCTACAGGAGAAATGGATGAGAATCTTTCTTTTCAGATTGGCATGTATCACGCTATGCTCCATGAGGTTAAAACTCCTGAGTATGGTTACCATGGAACGGATGGTTTTAAGTCACTTGACCAAAATAATTGGAGATTATATATCAAAAGTAATATTGAAAAGTGGAAAGAACCCTGTAAAGAAATTCTCGACTCTGAATTGTTTGAGAGATGTATTCATCACTTTGATGGTGTTTTCTCTGCTTTACCGCATCCTGACGGACCTTGCATTGTTCACATGGATTTTAGACCAGGTAATATATTGGTAAATGGTAACGAGGTGGCTGGCATTATTGATTTCGAGAGCGCTCGCAGTGGTTCATCGGAAATAGATTTCACAAAAGTGAATCGATATATTTGGAAAGTCAATCCGAGAACAAAGATCCCGTATATCAAAGGCTATGAATCGATTCGTCCTATGCTGGATCTGGAAAGAGTGCTGCCATTTTATGATATGTACGATGCTTTCAGCGCAGTTGTTTGGTGTAAAAATAGAGGCATTGCAAAAAATCATGCGTTCCTTCAAGAGAATATTCTTATTCTGAGAAACACGGTCGGTTTCAGATTAGAGTAA